From the Luteimonas galliterrae genome, one window contains:
- a CDS encoding sensor histidine kinase, whose product MAARAPLHAPDRDDRQLFRLAMASSGIGMAIVDLDGQWQEVNPAFEKIFGYPAGELVGRHVLEFTHPDDVELSRGYLRGLIEGSIPMLDAPKRYLRRDGSVLWAHLNVAMVRDGEGAPLYMIAQLRDISAQKQAEQALQSVNRTLERQVAERADELRDANHQLRQFAYGVSHDLRGPLRAIDGFAAQLERHSAAVLDEAGRDYLQRIRDNAGRMSNLIDGLLELSRAISAEMRPQPVDLSLLAEWVGAELLDAHPGSDARIDVQPGLQAHGDERMLKSLFTQLLGNAWKFSAQRERVVIEVRGEMQAHGVWLSVRDEGCGFDMAYADKLFEPFQRLHGQAEGGGSGLGLAIAQRIAQRHGGRIWAESAPGAGSVFHVSLPVMDNDRSTDEDAQ is encoded by the coding sequence ATGGCCGCCCGTGCGCCGCTGCATGCGCCGGATCGGGACGACCGCCAGCTGTTCCGGCTGGCGATGGCCTCGTCCGGCATCGGCATGGCCATCGTCGATCTGGACGGCCAGTGGCAGGAGGTCAATCCCGCCTTCGAGAAGATCTTCGGATACCCGGCCGGCGAACTGGTCGGACGCCACGTGCTGGAGTTCACCCATCCCGACGACGTCGAGCTTTCGCGCGGCTACCTGCGTGGCCTGATCGAGGGAAGCATCCCGATGCTCGACGCTCCCAAGCGCTACCTGCGCCGCGACGGCAGCGTGCTGTGGGCCCACCTCAACGTGGCGATGGTGCGGGACGGCGAAGGCGCGCCGCTTTACATGATCGCGCAGCTGCGCGACATCAGCGCGCAGAAACAGGCCGAGCAGGCGTTGCAGTCGGTCAACCGCACCCTGGAGCGGCAGGTCGCCGAGCGCGCCGACGAATTGCGCGACGCCAACCATCAACTGCGCCAGTTCGCTTACGGCGTGTCGCACGACTTGCGCGGCCCCTTGCGCGCCATCGATGGCTTCGCCGCGCAACTCGAGCGCCATTCCGCCGCGGTGCTGGACGAAGCCGGCCGCGACTACCTGCAGCGAATACGCGACAACGCCGGCCGCATGTCGAACCTGATCGACGGGTTGCTCGAGTTGTCGCGCGCCATCAGCGCCGAGATGCGTCCGCAACCCGTCGATCTGAGCCTGCTGGCCGAATGGGTAGGCGCCGAACTGCTCGACGCCCATCCCGGAAGCGACGCACGCATCGACGTGCAGCCCGGCCTGCAAGCCCATGGCGACGAGCGCATGCTCAAGTCGCTGTTCACCCAGCTGCTGGGCAACGCCTGGAAATTTTCGGCGCAGCGCGAGCGTGTTGTGATCGAAGTGCGCGGCGAGATGCAGGCGCACGGCGTCTGGCTGTCGGTGCGCGACGAAGGCTGCGGCTTCGACATGGCCTACGCCGACAAGCTGTTCGAACCCTTCCAGCGCCTGCACGGCCAAGCCGAAGGCGGCGGCAGCGGCCTGGGCCTGGCCATCGCCCAGCGCATCGCGCAACGGCATGGCGGGCGCATCTGGGCCGAATCCGCGCCCGGCGCCGGCAGCGTCTTCCATGTATCGCTACCCGTTATGGACAACGACCGCAGCACCGACGAGGACGCCCAGTGA
- a CDS encoding response regulator — MNEKDILLIEDNLDDVELTRIAFAEAGIDHRLMVVSDGAAALDYLFARGRHADRDPLQLPSIVLLDLNLPKVDGREVLQAIRENIVTRTLPVVVLTTSAEPFDVDASYALGANSYIQKPVDFEQFVGAVKQVGLYWLVLNRTRED; from the coding sequence GTGAACGAGAAAGACATCCTGCTGATCGAAGACAATTTGGACGATGTCGAACTGACCCGCATCGCCTTCGCCGAAGCCGGCATCGACCATCGCTTGATGGTGGTCAGCGACGGCGCCGCGGCGTTGGACTACCTGTTCGCGCGCGGCCGCCATGCCGATCGCGATCCGCTGCAGCTGCCCTCGATCGTCCTGCTGGATCTCAACCTACCCAAGGTCGACGGCCGCGAAGTCCTGCAGGCGATCCGCGAGAACATCGTCACCAGAACATTGCCGGTGGTGGTGCTGACCACCAGCGCCGAACCGTTCGACGTCGACGCCAGTTACGCGCTGGGGGCCAACAGCTACATCCAGAAGCCGGTGGACTTCGAGCAGTTCGTCGGCGCGGTGAAGCAGGTGGGCCTGTATTGGCTGGTGTTGAACCGCACGCGCGAAGACTGA
- a CDS encoding C39 family peptidase translates to MRLPLRLAIPKILLLAVTIGLPGLGMAQTAFDVTRIGSVPVTKQVKTFRDLRYREMMQQHYDFSCGSAALATLLHYGYGIEVSETDLIKKMLVGADPKEVVKNGFSMLDMKRYVESIGYRGHGFRIKPDALYQLQMPVIALMEVRGYRHFVLVKGASAGRVFIADPALGHRVVYEKDFVKGWNGVVLAVVGDKPMLADSFLMRDRGSLALKRRMDVLDRATTPPPVLEFGLMRADYL, encoded by the coding sequence ATGCGTTTGCCGTTGCGATTGGCGATACCGAAGATCCTGCTGCTGGCCGTCACGATCGGCCTGCCGGGGCTCGGCATGGCGCAGACGGCGTTCGACGTTACCCGCATCGGCAGCGTGCCGGTCACCAAACAGGTCAAGACCTTCCGCGACCTGCGCTACCGCGAAATGATGCAGCAGCACTACGACTTCAGCTGCGGCTCGGCCGCGCTGGCCACGCTGTTGCACTACGGCTATGGCATCGAAGTTTCGGAAACCGACCTGATCAAGAAGATGCTGGTCGGCGCCGATCCCAAGGAGGTCGTCAAGAACGGCTTCTCGATGCTCGACATGAAGCGTTACGTGGAAAGCATCGGCTACCGCGGCCACGGCTTCCGGATCAAGCCGGACGCGCTGTACCAGCTGCAGATGCCGGTGATCGCTTTGATGGAAGTGCGCGGCTACCGGCACTTCGTGCTGGTGAAGGGCGCTTCGGCCGGGCGCGTGTTCATCGCCGATCCGGCGCTGGGCCACCGCGTGGTGTACGAAAAAGATTTCGTGAAAGGCTGGAACGGGGTGGTGCTCGCCGTGGTCGGCGACAAGCCCATGCTGGCCGATTCATTCTTGATGCGTGATCGTGGATCCCTGGCGCTCAAGCGCCGCATGGATGTGCTGGACCGCGCGACAACCCCTCCGCCAGTGCTCGAATTCGGGCTGATGCGCGCGGATTATCTTTGA